A window of the Chaetodon trifascialis isolate fChaTrf1 chromosome 9, fChaTrf1.hap1, whole genome shotgun sequence genome harbors these coding sequences:
- the prss16 gene encoding thymus-specific serine protease, which produces MLFSPTRCLILLLLLNSIHAGRILRKIKERVRNLQLQKAKQHLLTQAARGRQPLQHVREGRIHQQLDHFNRQDVSTFPQRFFVNEAYWQPPDGPVFLFIGGEGPIFDFDVLAGHHVEMAEEHGALLLALEHRFYGDSINPNGLKTESLADLSSQQALADLAVFHQYISQSFNLSQRNTWISFGGSYSGALSAWFRGKFPHLVYGAVASSAPVKATLDFSAYSNTVGLSLTKAAVGGSEKV; this is translated from the exons ATGCTTTTCTCACCAACCCGCTGTCTCATCCTTCTGCTCCTATTGAATTCCATTCATGCTG GACGAATTTTGAGGAAGATCAAGGAGCGTGTGCGTAACCTCCAGCTGCAGAAAGCCAAGCAGCATCTCCTGACGCAGGCAGCCCGCGGTCGCCAGCCTCTCCAACACGTGAGGGAGGGCAGGATTCACCAGCAGCTGGACCACTTCAACAGACAAGACGTTAGCACCTTCCCGCAG AGGTTCTTTGTGAATGAGGCGTACTGGCAGCCGCCTGACGGACCAGTATTCCTCTTCATTGGAGGAGAAGGACCCATCTTTGACTTTGATGTTCTGGCGG GTCACCATGTTGAAATGGCTGAAGAGCATGGAGCTCTGCTATTGGCTCTGGAGCATCGTTTCTATGGTGACAGCATCAATCCTAACGGCCTAAAAACAGAGAGCCTGGCAGACCTGAGCAGCCAGCAAGC gcTTGCAGACTTGGCTGTATTCCACCAGTACATCAGCCAAAGCTTCAATCTGAGCCAGAGGAACACCTGGATCAGCTTTGGCGGCTCGTACTCTGGAGCACTGTCGGCCTGGTTCAGAGGAAAG TTTCCCCATCTGGTGTATGGAGCTGtggcctcctctgctcctgtcaAGGCCACGTTGGACTTCTCTGCCTACAGCAAT ACTGTTGGCTTGAGTctcacaaaagcagcagttggtgGCTCGGAAAAGGTGTGA